One window of the Perca flavescens isolate YP-PL-M2 chromosome 16, PFLA_1.0, whole genome shotgun sequence genome contains the following:
- the LOC114571241 gene encoding tumor necrosis factor receptor superfamily member 10B: MNFGPVVGKLSVFAAALLIGLVCHAAEPPASQWSSDEYTNKNLTLRQHRTCVENEQYLHQGLCCLNCQAGSFVQKGCERDQEHGTCLPCEHGQTYTEHSNGMNRCLPCTHCRSDEIQTASCTTTTDTRCQCRPGTFCVPDQACEVCKRCAKCKSGEEEVKKCTPFSNTECRKRDPSPTETSPALPSPTPTSSADIVSPICISLAIIFIILISVAVWFVIKQRSWEIPCSKSHCDSSEIVKIPIDESGATAEERQNNQNAGLEGEESRPESRPLLQETQPSMTKASPPLEDEDRGLGDSLPNTTSSSQTSLSALPTAASSGNTPHQSPTAIRPPPADMDDPLLHRLVPLQGSERSLKKSFDLFDEYLDVRIHNKFFRMIGVSDNHIRIAENGAPVDKVYELLKNWMQRQGLKADINDLLEALLSMDQRRSAESIASAALQRGYYKHADTP; the protein is encoded by the exons ATGAACTTCGGTCCGGTGGTCGGGAAACTTTCT GTGTTTGCGGCAGCGCTCCTCATCGGGCTGGTTTGTCACGCAGCAGAACCTCCAGCATCTCAGTGGTCCAGCGatgaatacacaaacaaaaacctCACTCTTCGACAACACAGGACATGTGTTGAGAATGAGCAGTACCTCCACCAGGGACTCTGCTGCCTCAATTGCCAGGCTG gaTCCTTTGTGCAGAAGGGATGTGAAAGAGACCAAGAACACGGGACATGTCTTCCCTGTGAGCACGGACAGACCTACACAGAGCACTCCAACGGGATGAACCGCTGTTTGCCCTGTACACACTGCCGCTCAG ATGAGATTCAAACTGCATCCTGCACCACGACTACAGACACCAGGTGCCAGTGCAGACCAGGGACCTTCTGTGTCCCAGATCAGGCCTGCGAAGTCTGCAAACGTTGTGCCAA GTGTAAATcgggagaggaggaggtgaagaagTGCACCCCGTTCTCTAACACGGAGTGTCGGAAACGGGATCCGTCCCCAACCGAAACCTCCCCAGCCCTTCCTTCACCGACCCCTACGTCTTCTGCAGACATTG tTTCTCCTATATGCATTTCCCTGgccatcatcttcatcatcctcATTAGCGTGGCTGTGTGGTTCGTAATCAAGCAGCGTTCATGGGAAATACCTT GTTCAAAGAGCCACTGTGATTCCAGTGAAATTGTGAAGATTCCTATT gATGAGAGTGGAGCTACAGCggaggagagacagaacaaTCAGAACGCAGGTCTGGAGGGGGAAGAGTCTCGCCCAGAGTCCCGGCCCCTGCTGCAGGAGACCCAGCCTAGCATGACCAAGGCCTCCCCTCCCCTCGAAGATGAGGACCGAGGACTAGGAGACAGTTTGCCCAACACCACTAGTTCGTCTCAAACTAGCCTGTCGGCACTGCCCACTGCAGCTTCCTCTGGTAACACCCCACACCAGAGCCCCACTGCCATCAGACCACCTCCTGCAGACATG gATGATCCTTTGCTACATCGATTGGTGCCACTACAAG GGTCAGAAAGATCCCTAAAGAAGAGCTTTGATTTGTTCGACGAGTACCTGGATGTGCGGATCCACAACAAGTTTTTCAGAATGATTGGAGTCAGTGACAACCACATTCGGATTGCGGAGAATGGAGCCCCTGTTGACAAAGTGTATGAACTGCTGAAGAACTGGATGCAGAGGCAGGGCCTAAAAGCCGACATCAACGACCTGTTGGAGGCTTTGCTAAGTATGGACCAGCGACGCTCGGCCGAGAGCATCGCCTCCGCAGCCCTGCAGAGAGGCTACTACAAGCACGCAGACACTCCCTGA